TCGTATTCGGCCATGTCCAGCGTGGTCTTCTCGATCTGGCTCGCCCCCAGCGTACGGAGGTAGTAGGTCGTCTTCAGACCGTACTCCCAGGCGGTCTGGTAGACCTCGTTGAGTTTCGAGCCGTCGGTACTGGGGAAGAAGACGTTGACCGACTGACTCTGGTCGATCCACTGCCCCCTGACAGCGGCGAGTTTGAGTTGGTGGCGAGGATCGATCTCGAACGCGCCGCGATAGAGCCGTTTCAGGTCGTCGGGGACGCGATCGATCTCCTGGATCGAACCGTCGTGATAGGTCAGCTGATCACGGAGCTGGTCGTCCCACAGGTCACGCGCTTCGAGATCGGCGACCAGCTGCTCGTTGACTCTCGTGAAGTCCCCGGACATGTTGGACTTCACGTAGAGATTGGAGTAGACCGGCTCGATCGACGGGCTGGTGCCGGCGATCGTCGAGATCGTCGCCGTCGGCGCGACGGCCATCGTGTTCGAGTTTCGCATCCCGTGCTCGGCGACGTGTTCGCGGACAGCGCCCCAGTCCAGTCGCTCCTCTGTATCGAGTGGAATCTCGACGCCGCGTTCGTCTTCGAGTCGGTCGACCGTGTCCTGGGGGAAGATGTCGCGGTCCCACTTACTACCCTCGTAGGAATCATACGTACCGCGTTCCTTCGCGAGTTTCGCGGAGTTGTCGATGGCGTGGTAGGCGAGCAGTTCCGTGACCTCGTCGGCGAATTCGATCGCGGCGTCGTCGACCATCGGGATTCCCTGGGTCATCAGGGCTTCGTGAAAGCCCATCATCCCGAGGCCCACAGGACGATGACGCATGTTCGAGCGTTCGGCGTTCTCGGTCGGGTAGAAGTTCAGATCGATCACGTTGTCGAGCATTCGCATCGCCGTCTCGACGGTGTCCGCGAGTTTCTCGCGGTCGATCCCCTCGCTGGCGACGTGTTCGGCGAGGTTGATCGACCCGAGGTTGCAAACTGCCGTCTCCTCGTCGCTCGTGTTGAGCGTTATCTCCGTGCAGAGGTTCGAAGAGTTGACGACGCCCGCGTGATCCTGCGGCGATCGGATATTACAGGGATCTTTGAATGTGATCCAGGGATGGCCCGTTTCGAACAAGCGAGTGAGGGTCTCGCGCCAGAGTTCCTGGGCGTCGACCTGTTCGGACTGGCGGAGTTCGCCCGCCTCGGCCATGCGCTCGTACTCCTCGTAAATCGCCTCGAACTCCTCCCCGTAGGTCTCGTGGAGTTCGGGGACTTCGTCGGGGGAGAACAGCGTCCACTGGCCGCCTTCGCGGACGCGCTTCATGAACAGGTCGGGGATCCAGGCGGCCGTGTTCATGTCGTGTGTGCGTCGGCGTTCGTCGCCGGTATTACGGCGGAGGTCGATGAAATCGGGGTAGTCTAGGTGCCAGCATTCGAGGTACGCACAGGCTGCCCCCCGACGTTTCCCCGAGCGGTTGATCGCGGCGGTCACGTCGTTGCTGATCTTCAGGAACGGGACCACGCCGGTCGACTCGACACCGGTCGATTCGATGAGCGACCCCGTGGCGCGGACGTTCGTCCAGTCGTTGCCCAGACCGCCGGACCACTTCGAGAGTTTCGCGTGCTCTTTGTAGGCGTCGAAGATGCTTTCCAGATCGTCTTCTATGGTCGTCAGGTAGCAAGAGGCCAGTTGTGGGTGGGCCGTCCCGGCGTGAAACAGCGTCGGCGTCGAGTGGACGAACCGGCGTGTCGAGAGGGCCTCGTAGAACTCGAGGGCGCGTTCCTGGCGCTCCGGGGGGTCTTCACGAAGTCCGATTCCCATCGCGACGCGCATCCAGAACGCCTGTGGCAGTTCGAGTGGCTCGTCCTCTACTGTGGAGAGGAAGTACCGCTGGCGCAGCGTCTCGACGGCGATGTAGTCGAACTCCTGGTCCCGGTCCAGCACGAGTGCGTCCGCGAGTGCCTCCAGATCGTATTTCAGGAGTCGCTCGTCGAGCAGACCTGCCTCGACACCCTCCTCGACGTTCGCGGCGAAGGTGTCTCGATAGCGTCGGTCGGCGTCCTCGGAACGCGGATTTTCCCCCGTCACCTCGCGATAGTGGCGCTGGAGGGCGACGTCTGCGGCGACGGCGTCGTAGGCCGGGTCGCGGTCGCTCCTGGCGGTCAGTGTTCCGACCAGTGCGTCGTACAGTTCGTCCCTGCCGGCGTCCCGATAGGAGTTGCGCGCCGCGGCCTCGGTAAGGTCCGCGCGCACCGCCTCGGTCAGAACGGTGTCGTGATTTCGACAGGCGTGATCGAGTATCGAACGGATCGTCTCGGTATGGTTTCGCGTCGTCTGGCTCATGGTTGTGGACAGTGTTGCCACTCTACGTGGGATGGTCCCACGGTACACCCACCCCCGGACGTGGCCGGGACTGGGCCGTCGTGGCGTGTCCCTGGCTGAATCCCGGCACGTACAAAAAGGTTTCCAATAGGAGTTTATCTAATACAATTTCAATTGTTTTAGGGTGCACATCGCTACGTCTGGAGGCGCTCGTCGAGAAATTGTTGCTGTAGCGGGAGGGTCTGTTCGCGCCACTCGGGATTGTTGATCATCCGATGGCCTGCACCGTCGCCGATGAACTCCTCGACGGGGACGCCGGCGTCTCTGAGCGCCGCAGCCAGCACCGTCGTCGATCGAGTCGGAACGACCACGTCGTTCGTGCCGTGCAACAGCAGTGCGGGCGGGTCCTCGCTGTCGACGTGGGTCACTGGCGATCCTTCCGCGAGGGTTTCGTCGCTCGCGTCCTCGCCGAAGAAGTTGGCGATGAGTTCGTTGCCCTCGGATTCGGGGGTAGTGAAATCGTAGGGGCCGCTGTACCCGACGACGGCGTCGACGGCCGCCGAGACCTCAGGTTTGAACTCGACCGGTTGGAAGGTCTCGTGCTCCGGTGCGAACCCCACGAGCGCGGCCAGGTGTGCGCCAGCGGAGTAGCCGGCGAGCGCCCCGGCCGTTCCGTCGATTCCGAAGGGTGCGGTGTCCCGGACCCACTTGACTGCGGCCGCGGTATCCCGGACTGCCGCGGGGTACTTCTTCTCGGTAGCCAGTCGATACTGGATGTCCGCGACTGCGTAGCCCTCGGCGACCATCTCGTCGAACATGGGCCGTTCTCCCTTGTCACCCATGATCCAGGCTCCACCGTGCGCGAAGACGACGAACGGGTGTTCCCCGCCCTCCTGGGGGACGTAGAGATCGAGTTTCAGGTCGCGTTCCGGTGTCCGTCGGAAGACGACGTCTCGCACCACGCCCTCGCTTCCGGGTGTCGGAAGCGGCGTGTTCTCGGGTGGACGTGTTCTCGAGCGCGTCGTCGTCGACGGCTCGGTCGACGGTTCCCCGTTCGTCGTCGTTCCAGTCGTCTGTTCGCTCCCCGAAGAACACCCCGCGAGTGCCGTCCCGGCCACCGTCGCCAGTACCCCTCTCCGCGACCACGTTCGATCCTCTGTCATGTTCGTGGCCAGCGCCCGGGGCGATTTAGCTGTACCGCTCGCCGATCAGAACTCGGGTTCTGGTACGACGCCGTCTTCTTCGGCCTCGGTGCCGGCGAGGTCGTACTCCTCGCGGAGCTCGCGAATCCGGTCGCGGATGTCCGCGGCGAGTTCGAACTCCAGGTTGTCCGCCGCGTCTTGCATCCGGCCTTCGAGTTCCTCGATGAGGTGGGCGGCCGCGTCGGCGTCGTCGGGATCCATGTCGGTCGTCCCGCCGGTGTCGGTCTTGCTTCCGGGGAGATTGGTCTCACCGATCTCTTTCTCGATGGTCGTCGGCTCGAAGCCGTGGTCCTCGTTGTACGCCTGCTGGATTCGTCGGCGACGCTGGGTCTCCTCGATGGCCGCGTTCATCGCGTCGCTCGGCTCGTCCGCGTAGAGGACGACCTCACCGTTGACGTTGCGCGCTGCACGGCCCATCGTCTGGACGAGCGTCGTCTCGCTCCGCAGGAAGCCTTCCTGATCGGCGTCGAGAATCGCGACGAGCGAGACTTCGGGGATGTCCAGACCTTCCCGAAGGAGGTTGATCCCGACCAGAACGTCGAACTCCCCGGCTCGAAGGCCGCGGACGAGTTCGTGTCGCTCGAGGGTGTCGGTCTCGTCGTGCATGTACTCGACGGCGACCCCCGCCTCTTCGAGGTACTCCGTCAGGTCCTCGGCCATCCGCTTGGTCAGGGTGGTCACGAGAATGCGCTCGTCACGTTCGACGCGCTCGTCGATCCGATCCATGAGGTCGTCGATCTGCCCCTCTGCGGGACTGACCTCGACCTCGGGGTCGACCAGATGGGTCGGTCGGACGATCTGTTCGACGATCTGGTCGCTGTGCTCGCGCTCGTAGTCGCCGGGCGTCGCGCTGACGTAGAGGGTCTGGTCGGTTTTCTCTTCGAACTCCTCGAAGGTCAGCGGTCGATTGTCGTACGCAGTTGGCAGCCGAAAGCCGTTCTCGACCAGTGAGTCTTTCCGGGACTTGTCGCCGGCATACTGGCCGCGGATCTGGGGCACAGTCTGGTGGGACTCGTCGATCACCGTCAGGAAGTCCTCGGGGAAGTAATCGAGCAGCGTATAGGGAGCCTCCCCGGACTCGCGATCTGACAGATGCACTGAATAGTTCTCGATTCCCGAACAGTAGCCCGTCTCTTTCAGCATCTCCAGATCGAAGGTCGTCCGTTCTTCGATCCGCTGGGCTGCCACGAGGTCGCCCTGGCGCTCGAAGTAGCTCACGCGCTGATCCATCAGCTCCTCGATCTCGCCGATCGCCCGCTGCAGGCGCTCCTCGGGGATCGAGTAGTGCTCTGCGGGATGTAACAGAACCGCGGGTTCCTCGCTCACGATCTCGCCTTCGAGAGGATCGAGTTTGACGAGGCGGTCGATCTCGTCGCCCCACATCTCCACGCGGACGGCGTACCGGCCGTACATCGGGTAGATCTCGATGGTGTCCCCGCGCACGCGAAAGGTGCCCTGCGTGAAGTCGACGTCGTTGCGTTCATAGTTCAGATCGACGAGTTGGCCCAGTAGTTCGTCGCGATCGATCTGCTGGCCACGTTCGATCCCCAGGGACATGTCGACGTAGTTCTGCGGATCACCCAGCCCGTAGATGGCCGACACCGAGGCGACGACGATGACGTCATCGCGCGTCAGCAGCGAGCGCGTCGCGGAGTGACGCAGCCGGTCGATCTCGTCGTTGATCGAGGCGTCCTTCTCGATGTACTTGTCGGTCTGTTCGACGTAGGCCTCGGGCTGGTAGTAGTCGTAGTACGAAACGAAGTACTCGACGGCGTTGTTCGGAAAGAGGTTCCTGAACTCCTCGTACAACTGTGCCGCGAGGGTCTTGTTGTGGGCGATGACCAGCGTCGGCTGCTGGATCTCCTCGGCGACCCACGAGACAGTGTTGGTCTTTCCCGAGCCAGTCACCCCGAGCAAGGTCTGCCTGTCCATGCCCTGCTGAAACCCCGAGGCAAGTTGCTCGATCGCCTCGGGTTGGTCGCCGGCGGGATCGAAGGGCGCGTCGACCTCGAAGGGATGTTCGGCGTCGGGTCGATCCGGCGAGAGCGGGCCGCCTGAATCAGTCATTGACGGATTCCACGGGCCCAAATCACTTCAGGCGCTCGGTAGTGACGATAGCTGTCAGTCTTCTTCCGGCTGGACTGGCTGCGCACGAACGCGCAGCCGTGCCGGCCGTCGATACAGTCAGTCCTCTCCCGGCTGGACTGCTCGCGCCAAAGAGCGCTCGCGAGCCGGCCGTCGATACAGTCAGTCCTCTCCCGGCTGGACTGCTCGCGCCAAAGAGCGCTCGCGAGTCGGCCGTCGATACAGTCAGTCCTCTCCCGGCTGGACTGCTCGCGCCAAAGAGCGCTCGCGAGTCGGCCGTCGATACATCAGTTCTCCATAACGCCAGCGTCTTCGAGATACTGCCGGACGTACGGATGGAGGTCGATCTCGAACGGCGGTTCGAACACCTGGAGGTCGGCGTGCTGGTCGTCCGGATCGAGGGAGTCGCTCTCGGCCCGAACCTCGAATCCGATCGGCACGTAGTGTTTCCCGCCTGCGTCCTCGATGTCGGCCACATCGTAGACGTGTTCGTAGACTCCGAGTCGTCGTTCGATCGTCACTCCGACGCCCAGTTCTTCGTTGGCGACGCGCTGGACAGCGTCTTCCAGGGATTCGTGTTTCCGGACCGTTCCGCCGGGGACGAACCACTCGCCTTTGGCTGGCTCGTTCGTTCGTTTTCCGAGGATGACACCGCCGTCGTAGTGGACGACCAGGTCGACCGAGACCAGCGGGACCGAGCGGACGACTGTCTCCCAGGTCTCGTCTGACAAATAGGGACTCACGAGAAGCGCTTCGACGGCAGGCAAAAAATGGCTACCGAAACGGACGACTGCGATCCGTTTCAGGGAATGAACAGCGCGTCAGCAGCCGAGATTGCCTC
The Halapricum salinum genome window above contains:
- a CDS encoding ribonucleoside-diphosphate reductase subunit alpha, whose protein sequence is MSQTTRNHTETIRSILDHACRNHDTVLTEAVRADLTEAAARNSYRDAGRDELYDALVGTLTARSDRDPAYDAVAADVALQRHYREVTGENPRSEDADRRYRDTFAANVEEGVEAGLLDERLLKYDLEALADALVLDRDQEFDYIAVETLRQRYFLSTVEDEPLELPQAFWMRVAMGIGLREDPPERQERALEFYEALSTRRFVHSTPTLFHAGTAHPQLASCYLTTIEDDLESIFDAYKEHAKLSKWSGGLGNDWTNVRATGSLIESTGVESTGVVPFLKISNDVTAAINRSGKRRGAACAYLECWHLDYPDFIDLRRNTGDERRRTHDMNTAAWIPDLFMKRVREGGQWTLFSPDEVPELHETYGEEFEAIYEEYERMAEAGELRQSEQVDAQELWRETLTRLFETGHPWITFKDPCNIRSPQDHAGVVNSSNLCTEITLNTSDEETAVCNLGSINLAEHVASEGIDREKLADTVETAMRMLDNVIDLNFYPTENAERSNMRHRPVGLGMMGFHEALMTQGIPMVDDAAIEFADEVTELLAYHAIDNSAKLAKERGTYDSYEGSKWDRDIFPQDTVDRLEDERGVEIPLDTEERLDWGAVREHVAEHGMRNSNTMAVAPTATISTIAGTSPSIEPVYSNLYVKSNMSGDFTRVNEQLVADLEARDLWDDQLRDQLTYHDGSIQEIDRVPDDLKRLYRGAFEIDPRHQLKLAAVRGQWIDQSQSVNVFFPSTDGSKLNEVYQTAWEYGLKTTYYLRTLGASQIEKTTLDMAEYDDTQTRDESEDEQRKDHDAPTVEDPTCDACQ
- a CDS encoding alpha/beta hydrolase; this encodes MTEDRTWSRRGVLATVAGTALAGCSSGSEQTTGTTTNGEPSTEPSTTTRSRTRPPENTPLPTPGSEGVVRDVVFRRTPERDLKLDLYVPQEGGEHPFVVFAHGGAWIMGDKGERPMFDEMVAEGYAVADIQYRLATEKKYPAAVRDTAAAVKWVRDTAPFGIDGTAGALAGYSAGAHLAALVGFAPEHETFQPVEFKPEVSAAVDAVVGYSGPYDFTTPESEGNELIANFFGEDASDETLAEGSPVTHVDSEDPPALLLHGTNDVVVPTRSTTVLAAALRDAGVPVEEFIGDGAGHRMINNPEWREQTLPLQQQFLDERLQT
- the uvrB gene encoding excinuclease ABC subunit UvrB is translated as MTDSGGPLSPDRPDAEHPFEVDAPFDPAGDQPEAIEQLASGFQQGMDRQTLLGVTGSGKTNTVSWVAEEIQQPTLVIAHNKTLAAQLYEEFRNLFPNNAVEYFVSYYDYYQPEAYVEQTDKYIEKDASINDEIDRLRHSATRSLLTRDDVIVVASVSAIYGLGDPQNYVDMSLGIERGQQIDRDELLGQLVDLNYERNDVDFTQGTFRVRGDTIEIYPMYGRYAVRVEMWGDEIDRLVKLDPLEGEIVSEEPAVLLHPAEHYSIPEERLQRAIGEIEELMDQRVSYFERQGDLVAAQRIEERTTFDLEMLKETGYCSGIENYSVHLSDRESGEAPYTLLDYFPEDFLTVIDESHQTVPQIRGQYAGDKSRKDSLVENGFRLPTAYDNRPLTFEEFEEKTDQTLYVSATPGDYEREHSDQIVEQIVRPTHLVDPEVEVSPAEGQIDDLMDRIDERVERDERILVTTLTKRMAEDLTEYLEEAGVAVEYMHDETDTLERHELVRGLRAGEFDVLVGINLLREGLDIPEVSLVAILDADQEGFLRSETTLVQTMGRAARNVNGEVVLYADEPSDAMNAAIEETQRRRRIQQAYNEDHGFEPTTIEKEIGETNLPGSKTDTGGTTDMDPDDADAAAHLIEELEGRMQDAADNLEFELAADIRDRIRELREEYDLAGTEAEEDGVVPEPEF
- a CDS encoding NUDIX domain-containing protein, translated to MSPYLSDETWETVVRSVPLVSVDLVVHYDGGVILGKRTNEPAKGEWFVPGGTVRKHESLEDAVQRVANEELGVGVTIERRLGVYEHVYDVADIEDAGGKHYVPIGFEVRAESDSLDPDDQHADLQVFEPPFEIDLHPYVRQYLEDAGVMEN